A window from Dysidea avara chromosome 2, odDysAvar1.4, whole genome shotgun sequence encodes these proteins:
- the LOC136247212 gene encoding uncharacterized protein, producing MFGLILLLLQCCLLFSFTDSQEVFQQDPVPNPFKINDRYPNRDEFEECRPIKVQLERTSARFTDTIIQNSNNDIDFANNDASLMTSRLKSRLDILAGLYKNRFGRKLKVLLTYTEAGHPDVATNDSLHFEGRTSRITGSDSSQLPEILQLAVQAGFDWVYYADVNYCRVSVIPDVCQTNLDLMFLLDQSGSVRQSNHDLALQFMESVVNFYDISENHTRVAVVTFSTGAQTQFYFNSFNSLQQVTTAIRDISYRGGWTHTGLGLTLAVNTFNNPSVTGARLPSAGIPRVVILITDGRSNTYSITEPAMNLQAAGVVVYSIGVGNYYLPELQFIASDPDNDHVFLLQSYTDAAFFTQLLRGTACDSPAMISAGNETETEVMQDEFKYFQLDCPMFTDNMVIELTVVSGQCAIYGSTEIVNPSPVNYVGVTLRNEDDVPVGSVKILVVPTKGAKVLHISIRGISPSINSFRFAVYSQLFQLPSYSTSVLSNSDNDGYPIIVLDVLAGDKMYNFAITDGNEAGNFAIDSSGRITLNNQLNGMVQDAYTLTVTAHNVNYSCQCDRTTVEVSVLASECHTSDLCTDISITIQANNASECCQKGGRSYDDGTGCVTACGMIEGDPHFTVPLLSKDIICYSIQGYSGLAFNLIYNKKFVINALFVDTEGDTSEATWIGKLAVIPQNVNKYEAVVFDSINQQVETVSFGTLKAAMVKIITFNENGTVKFTHSVQKQDGNPVIHVVYSQPQAKFDVTFYKNHLNVDWSMNYDELHDSHGLMGQFMKKGINIDTKKEMLVYSDGRNPVPVTKDSVMTGKWCWKANNFGHQGEGLIEGDILDYVVPNVIGSPDNLKKYMQKT from the exons ATGTTTGGTTTAATACTTCTTTTACTACAGTGCTGCTTACTGTTCAGCTTTACGGACTCTCAGGAAGTGTTTCAGCAAGATCCAGTCCCTAACCCTTTTAAAATAAATGATCGCTATCCTAATCGTGATGAGTTTGAGGAGTGTAGACCAATCAAGGTGCAACTTGAGAGAACCTCTGCCAGATTTACAGATACAATCATTCAAAATAGTAACAATGATATAGATTTTGCTAACAATGATGCTTCTTTGATGACATCAAGACTAAAATCGCGTCTTGACATACTAGCTGGTTTGTATAAGAACCGGTTTGGTAGAAAGTTAAAGGTGTTACTGACTTACACTGAGGCAGGCCATCCTGATGTTGCTACAAATGACTCACTTCATTTTGAAG GTCGTACCTCTAGGATCACAGGCAGTGATAGTAGCCAATTACCAGAAATATTGCAGTTAGCTGTTCAAGCTGGATTTGACTGGGTGTACTATGCTGATGTGAACTACTGCAGAGTTAGTGTTATTCCAGATG TATGTCAAACTAACCTGGATCTCATGTTCCTGCTTGATCAGTCTGGGAGTGTTAGACAAAGTAACCATGATCTGGCACTACAGTTCATGGAGTCAGTAGTGAACTTTTATGACATCTCAGAAAATCACACTAGAGTTGCAGTGGTGACATTTTCAACTGGAGCCCAAACACAATTCTACTTCAATTCATTCAATTCACTACAACAGGTTACCACAGCAATTAGGGACATTAGCTATAGAGGTGGCTGGACACATACAGGTCTTGGTCTGACATTGGCAGTCAATACCTTCAACAACCCTTCAGTTACTGGAGCAAGACTGCCATCCGCTGGTATCCCTCGTGTGGTGATTCTCATCACCGATGGTCGCTCCAACACATACAGTATTACAGAACCAGCTATGAATCTACAAGCAGCTGGTGTTGTTGTGTACAGTATTGGAGTGGGTAACTATTATCTTCCAGAGCTTCAGTTTATTGCATCTGATCCAGACAATGACCATGTATTTCTGCTCCAATCTTATACTGATGCAGCATTTTTTACTCAGCTACTCAGGGGAACAGCTTGTGATA GTCCAGCCATGATATCTGCTGGTAATGAAACTGAGACTGAAGTCATGCAAGATGAGTTCAAATACTTTCAATTGGACTGTCCTATGTTCACTGATAATATGGTAATAGAACTGACTGTAGTTTCAGGACAATGTGCCATCTATGGCTCCACTGAAATAGTTAATCCTAGCCCTGTAAATTATGTTGGGGTTACTCTCCGTAATGAGGATGATGTACCTGTAGGATCAGTGAAGATATTGGTTGTGCCAACTAAAGGAGCAAAG GTACTACATATTTCCATTAGAGGCATCAGTCCATCTATAAATAGCTTTAGATTTGCAGTTTACAGCCAACTATTTCAATTGCCATCTTACTCTACATCAGTTCTGAGCAACAGTGACAATGATGGTTACCCTATTATTGTTCTAGATGTTTTAGCAGGTGATAAGAT GTACAACTTTGCAATTACTGATGGAAATGAAGCAGGAAACTTTGCAATTGATAGCAGTGGAAGGATAACTCTAAACAATCAACTCAATGGCATGGTCCAGGATGCCTACACTCTTACAGTGACTGCTCATAATGTGAATTATAGCTGCCAGTGTGACAGGACAACGGTTGAAGTTTCTGTTTTAGCATCAG AATGCCATACCAGCGATCTTTGTACTGACATTAGTATTACCATCCAAGCTAATAATGCTTCTGAATGTTGTCAAAAAGGAGGGAGATCATATGACGACGGTACTGGTTGTGTTACAGCATGTGGAATGATTG agggtgATCCTCATTTTACTGTACCACTGTTATCTAAAGATATTATTTGTTACTCCATCCAAGGGTACTCTGGGCTGGCATTTAACTTGATTTACAACAAAAAGTTTGTTATAAATGCCTTATTTGTGGACACTGAAGGAGATACTAGTGAAGCTACTTGGATTGGAAAATTAGCGGTCATTCCACAAAATGTTAATAAATATGAAGCTGTGGTCTTTGACTCTATTAATCAGCAAGTGGAAACAGTCAGCTTTGGAACTCTGAAGGCTGCAATGGTCAAAATAATAACTTTTAATGAAAATGGCACTGTCAAATTTACTCATTCAGTTCAAAAGCAAGATGGTAATCCTGTTATACATGTAGTTTACAGTCAGCCACAAGCTAAATTCGATGTCACCTTCTACAAGAATCATCTCAATGTGGACTGGAGTATGAATTATGATGAACTTCATGACTCACATGGACTAATGG GTCAATTTATGAAGAAAGGTATCAATATTGACACTAAGAAAGAGATGTTGGTGTATTCAGATGGTCGTAACCCAGTTCCAGTTACTAAGGACTCTGTTATGACTGGCAAGTGGTGTTGGAAAGCTAACAATTTTGGACATCAAGGAGAGGGTCTGATTGAGGGTGACATACTGGATTACGTGGTACCCAATGTAATTGGTTCTCCTGATAACCTGAAAAAATACATGCAAAAAACTTGA